A region of Candidatus Defluviilinea gracilis DNA encodes the following proteins:
- a CDS encoding xanthine dehydrogenase family protein molybdopterin-binding subunit: MTVQTIGKSLPRVDARGKVTGSSPYSGDLSMPGMLHMKMLFAGRPHARILSIDTSKAETAPGVAAVYTAKDVPVNEYGLQWQDQPVLCGPGSTKPGADVVRFVGDQVALVVANTEAEAASAVKMIEVEYADLPVVIDAEEAMKPGATRIHEHIGDSNICVHYKIRRGNVDEAFQRSDVIVESEYRTPVQEHAYLQPEAGLAYIDEAGLITLVCGGQWTHEDQHQVAHALGMPDETIRVIYPAIGGAFGGREDMSVQIALALAAWKLKRPVRIIWSRQESMIGHGKRHATVIRAKWGATNNGKINAIENVIIGDGGAYMYTSNKVLGNSAITSTGPYFIPNVKTDVYGVYTNNVPGAAFRGFGAPQALFMAEMQMDKLAEKLGMDPVEFRLKNALRDGDPLGVGTPSPSPVSVAQCIEAARDRFGWEKGKRRPEALEGKKEERGISHLKRGQGFAAGFKNIGFSFGYQENCWAKIELHGATKIERVVLYHSGAEVGQGAHTVMMQMAAEATGVPFEKVELVASDTARTGNSGSVSASRMTFMSGNAIRGAADLALKKWNSEERPAVGEFKYLAPRTTQFDHDTGYSTPNFAYAFVAQATEVEVDTETGHMRVIRFISADDLGKPINPALVEGQIEGAVVQAQGYAILEDYKTKNGRVLTDQLSTYLIPTIRDIPEKVESVILEIPDPNGPWGARGVGELPYLGVAPAIASAIHDATGVWIDEFPFTPERILRALGKIS, encoded by the coding sequence ATGACTGTTCAAACGATCGGCAAATCTCTGCCCCGCGTGGATGCGCGCGGAAAAGTGACCGGCAGTTCGCCGTATTCAGGCGATCTATCGATGCCGGGTATGCTCCACATGAAAATGCTGTTCGCCGGGCGGCCGCATGCCCGCATCCTGAGCATCGACACGTCCAAAGCGGAAACCGCCCCGGGTGTGGCGGCGGTGTATACGGCAAAGGATGTGCCGGTCAACGAGTATGGCTTGCAATGGCAGGATCAGCCTGTGCTATGCGGACCCGGCTCCACAAAGCCCGGCGCGGATGTGGTCCGATTCGTCGGCGACCAGGTTGCGTTGGTCGTGGCAAACACCGAAGCCGAAGCCGCGTCGGCGGTGAAAATGATCGAGGTGGAGTATGCAGACCTCCCCGTCGTGATCGACGCGGAAGAGGCGATGAAGCCCGGCGCAACGCGCATCCATGAACACATCGGCGATTCGAATATCTGCGTTCACTACAAGATCCGCCGGGGCAATGTGGACGAAGCCTTCCAACGATCGGATGTGATCGTCGAAAGCGAGTATCGGACGCCCGTGCAGGAACACGCCTACCTGCAACCGGAAGCGGGGCTGGCGTACATCGACGAGGCGGGGCTGATCACGCTCGTCTGCGGCGGGCAATGGACTCATGAAGACCAACATCAAGTGGCGCACGCGCTGGGTATGCCAGACGAAACGATCCGCGTGATCTACCCGGCGATCGGCGGCGCGTTCGGCGGGCGCGAGGATATGTCGGTGCAGATCGCGCTCGCGCTCGCCGCGTGGAAGTTAAAGCGCCCGGTGCGCATCATCTGGTCGCGGCAGGAATCGATGATCGGGCACGGCAAACGCCATGCGACGGTCATCCGCGCCAAATGGGGGGCGACGAATAATGGAAAAATCAATGCGATCGAAAATGTGATCATCGGCGACGGCGGCGCGTACATGTACACGTCGAACAAGGTGCTGGGGAATTCCGCCATCACGTCCACGGGTCCATACTTCATCCCGAATGTGAAAACCGATGTGTACGGCGTATACACCAACAATGTGCCCGGCGCGGCATTCCGCGGGTTCGGCGCGCCGCAGGCATTGTTCATGGCTGAAATGCAAATGGACAAACTCGCGGAAAAACTCGGCATGGACCCGGTCGAGTTCCGCTTGAAGAACGCGTTGCGCGACGGCGACCCGCTGGGCGTTGGCACGCCATCGCCGAGTCCGGTCAGTGTGGCGCAGTGCATCGAGGCGGCGAGGGATCGGTTCGGGTGGGAGAAAGGAAAGCGCCGCCCTGAGGCTCTCGAAGGGAAGAAAGAGGAAAGAGGGATAAGCCATCTCAAACGCGGTCAAGGATTCGCCGCGGGCTTCAAGAACATCGGCTTTTCTTTTGGCTATCAAGAAAACTGCTGGGCAAAGATCGAACTGCATGGCGCCACCAAGATCGAGCGGGTGGTCTTGTATCACTCCGGCGCGGAAGTTGGGCAAGGCGCGCACACCGTGATGATGCAAATGGCGGCGGAAGCGACAGGCGTTCCGTTTGAGAAAGTGGAGTTGGTCGCGTCGGACACAGCCAGGACGGGCAACTCCGGTTCGGTCTCCGCCTCGCGCATGACGTTCATGTCGGGCAACGCCATCCGGGGCGCGGCTGATTTGGCGTTGAAAAAATGGAATTCCGAGGAACGTCCCGCCGTTGGCGAGTTCAAATACCTCGCGCCGCGCACCACACAATTCGATCATGACACCGGTTACTCCACACCCAATTTTGCCTACGCTTTTGTAGCGCAAGCCACCGAAGTGGAAGTGGATACCGAAACCGGCCACATGCGTGTGATCCGCTTCATCTCTGCCGATGATTTGGGCAAGCCGATCAACCCGGCGCTTGTCGAAGGACAGATCGAAGGCGCGGTTGTGCAGGCGCAAGGCTATGCCATCCTCGAAGATTACAAAACCAAGAACGGGCGCGTGCTGACCGATCAACTCAGCACGTATCTCATCCCAACCATTCGAGACATTCCCGAAAAAGTAGAATCGGTCATTCTCGAAATCCCCGACCCGAAC
- a CDS encoding FAD binding domain-containing protein → MWHTYINATTIEDVLQTIHAKGEHSRIIAGGTDLILELERGVRKGIETIIDVTRIPGLDKITMDEDGVIHLGPLVTHNHCVESKLIRERAYPLARAAWEVGAPQIRNRGTIAGNLITASPANDTITPLMALGASVTLRSVNGTRTIALKNFYTGVRKTVMQADEMLVDISFLAMKTTQRGTFIKLALRRAQAISLVDAAILLDLDSDSVSSASITLGAVAPTIIHAPEAEKYLAGKKLTDDVIAEAARLTMDASKPIDDIRGSASYRREMVRVCTMRGLKSIRDGQEQAGMPSDAVLLWGKQSTERGLSVRPEPHAEIETTINGKKYSLKTGHEKTLLRFLREDIGLTGTKEGCAEGECGACTIFLNGKAVMACLVPAPRAHEAEITTIEGLALSGGLSERSETKTAVEALHPVQEAFIKHGAVQCGYCTPGFVMSAAMLMEEKENPTKNEIEQAITGNLCRCTGYYKIVQAIEDAKSMTEVKHG, encoded by the coding sequence ATGTGGCATACCTACATCAACGCAACAACCATTGAGGACGTATTACAGACGATCCATGCCAAGGGGGAACACAGCCGCATCATCGCCGGGGGAACCGATTTAATTCTCGAACTCGAGCGCGGCGTCCGCAAGGGGATCGAAACCATCATAGACGTGACGCGCATCCCCGGCCTCGACAAGATCACCATGGACGAAGACGGCGTCATCCATCTCGGTCCGCTCGTTACGCACAACCATTGCGTCGAATCGAAATTGATCCGCGAACGCGCCTATCCGCTCGCGCGCGCGGCGTGGGAAGTGGGCGCGCCGCAGATCCGCAATCGCGGCACGATCGCGGGCAACCTCATCACCGCCTCGCCCGCCAACGACACCATCACGCCGCTCATGGCGCTCGGCGCGTCGGTCACATTGCGATCGGTGAACGGAACGCGCACGATAGCGCTCAAAAACTTTTACACCGGCGTCCGCAAGACCGTGATGCAAGCGGATGAAATGCTCGTGGACATTTCTTTCCTCGCGATGAAGACGACCCAGCGCGGCACGTTCATCAAACTCGCGTTACGCCGCGCGCAAGCCATCTCTCTCGTGGACGCGGCGATTCTTCTCGACCTTGATTCTGATTCAGTTTCCTCAGCCTCCATCACGCTTGGAGCCGTCGCCCCGACGATCATCCACGCGCCCGAAGCGGAAAAATATCTCGCTGGCAAAAAACTGACAGACGATGTCATCGCCGAAGCCGCGCGATTGACAATGGACGCCTCCAAACCGATTGACGACATTCGCGGAAGCGCGTCATATCGCCGCGAGATGGTCCGCGTGTGTACAATGCGCGGACTGAAGTCAATCCGCGATGGGCAGGAACAAGCCGGGATGCCGTCTGATGCGGTTTTGTTGTGGGGCAAACAATCTACGGAACGCGGACTTTCAGTCCGCCCTGAGCCACATGCAGAAATTGAAACAACGATCAATGGCAAAAAATATTCGCTGAAGACCGGTCACGAAAAAACATTACTGCGTTTCCTGCGCGAAGACATCGGCTTGACCGGCACAAAAGAGGGATGCGCCGAGGGCGAATGCGGCGCGTGTACAATTTTCCTCAACGGCAAAGCAGTGATGGCATGTCTCGTCCCTGCCCCGCGCGCGCATGAGGCAGAGATCACAACCATCGAAGGTCTCGCGCTGAGCGGAGGTCTGAGCGAGCGAAGCGAGACGAAGACCGCAGTCGAAGCGCTGCACCCCGTTCAAGAAGCGTTCATTAAGCATGGCGCGGTACAATGCGGATATTGCACGCCGGGCTTCGTCATGTCGGCGGCGATGTTGATGGAAGAAAAAGAGAACCCAACCAAGAACGAGATCGAACAGGCAATTACCGGTAACCTGTGCCGATGCACAGGCTATTACAAGATCGTTCAAGCCATTGAAGATGCCAAGTCAATGACGGAGGTGAAGCATGGGTAA
- a CDS encoding class I fructose-bisphosphate aldolase codes for MPTDIQSLLGDKAESLLNFNSPKISKDRLHLPGGDSVDRVFGHSDRNNRVLRNLNWIHNSGRLAGTGYVSILPVDQGIEHSGGASFAKNPDYFDPENIVKLAVEGGCNAVASTFGVLGIVARKYAHKIPFIVKINHNELLTYPNSFEQILFGTVKQAHEMGAAAIGATIYFGSDDSHREIIEIAQAFALAHELGMATVLWCYLRNKAFKSDKDYHVSSDLTGQANHLGVTIEADIIKQKLAENNGGYLALNKDGVSFGKFDKRMYTDLISDHPIDLCRYQVANCYMGRIGLINSGGASGENDFAEAAATAVINKRAGGMGLISGRKAFQRPMAEGVKLLNTIQDVYLDKSVTVA; via the coding sequence ATGCCAACCGATATTCAATCCTTGCTGGGCGATAAAGCCGAATCGCTTCTCAACTTCAACTCCCCGAAAATTTCAAAAGATAGACTTCACTTGCCGGGCGGCGACTCGGTAGACCGCGTCTTCGGTCATTCGGATCGGAACAACCGCGTCTTACGCAATTTGAACTGGATTCACAACTCGGGCCGACTCGCCGGGACGGGCTACGTGTCCATCCTGCCCGTAGACCAAGGCATCGAACATTCCGGCGGCGCGAGTTTCGCCAAGAACCCCGATTACTTCGACCCGGAGAATATCGTCAAACTTGCGGTTGAAGGCGGATGCAACGCCGTCGCTTCGACGTTCGGCGTGCTGGGAATTGTCGCGCGCAAATACGCTCACAAAATCCCGTTCATCGTGAAGATCAATCACAACGAATTGTTGACCTACCCGAATAGCTTCGAGCAGATCCTATTCGGCACGGTCAAGCAGGCGCACGAGATGGGAGCGGCGGCAATCGGCGCGACGATCTACTTCGGCTCGGACGATTCGCACCGCGAGATCATCGAGATCGCGCAAGCCTTCGCCCTCGCGCACGAACTCGGCATGGCGACCGTGTTGTGGTGTTACCTCCGCAATAAAGCTTTCAAATCGGACAAAGACTACCACGTGTCGTCCGATCTCACGGGTCAGGCGAACCATCTTGGCGTCACGATCGAAGCGGACATCATCAAGCAGAAACTTGCCGAGAACAACGGCGGCTATCTCGCGCTGAACAAAGACGGCGTCTCGTTCGGCAAATTCGACAAGCGCATGTACACCGACTTGATCAGCGACCATCCCATTGACCTGTGCCGCTATCAGGTGGCGAACTGCTACATGGGCCGCATCGGACTCATTAACAGCGGCGGCGCGTCGGGCGAGAACGATTTTGCCGAAGCCGCGGCAACAGCCGTCATCAACAAACGCGCGGGCGGCATGGGTCTCATCTCCGGGCGCAAAGCGTTCCAACGCCCAATGGCGGAGGGCGTGAAGTTGCTGAATACGATTCAAGATGTGTATTTGGATAAGAGCGTGACAGTGGCGTAA
- the rnk gene encoding nucleoside diphosphate kinase regulator has protein sequence MSGKAIQITQFDLERLQKLLVDAQATDYRKSEYLEKLQAEIHRAQVVEPKDIPSDVVTMNSTVSIVDLDTKEEEVYTLVFPEDANVREGKVSILAPIGTAMLGYEVGDTFEWDVPAGKRRLQIKKILYQPEASGDFDR, from the coding sequence ATGAGCGGTAAAGCGATACAGATCACCCAATTCGACCTTGAGCGTTTGCAAAAGTTACTTGTAGACGCGCAAGCCACCGACTACCGCAAAAGCGAATATCTGGAAAAACTTCAAGCGGAGATTCATCGCGCGCAGGTGGTCGAGCCAAAAGACATTCCAAGCGACGTGGTCACCATGAATTCCACCGTCAGCATCGTAGACCTCGACACGAAGGAAGAGGAAGTGTACACGCTGGTCTTCCCGGAGGACGCCAACGTTCGAGAAGGAAAGGTTTCTATTTTGGCGCCCATCGGAACCGCCATGCTCGGGTACGAAGTCGGCGACACCTTTGAATGGGACGTCCCTGCAGGCAAGCGTAGACTGCAAATCAAGAAAATACTGTATCAGCCCGAGGCTTCGGGGGATTTTGATCGGTAG
- a CDS encoding CoA transferase has protein sequence MHPLQNIRILDITRALAGPYCTMMLGDLGADVIKIERPGMGDETRGWGPPFVGEPYGNYPGESAYFLAANRNKRSVTVNIQSKDGQEIVRKLAGMSDALVENYRTGDLDKLGLGYTDLHSVNPKLIYCSVSGYGRTGPYADRPGYDAVIQGEGGMMSITGPVDGPPSRVGIPITDITSGMFAAAAILAALRARDLTGEGQHVDISLFDSHLALLTNVASNYLVGGNPPRRLGNAHPNLVPYDSFRARDGWFILGVANEKQWGLLCDALVRADLKADERFASNGKRVTNRAALVDELNNTFAQKNVDDWLTDLVKAGLPCGRINSIPEVFAHPQTQARDMILETEHASAGTVKLPGFPYKFSATPAEIQKPPPTLGQHTEEVLTGLLGYSREVVEEVRDKGAI, from the coding sequence ATGCACCCTCTTCAAAACATTCGCATTCTCGATATCACCCGCGCGCTGGCGGGACCGTATTGCACGATGATGCTCGGCGACCTGGGAGCAGACGTCATCAAGATCGAACGTCCCGGCATGGGCGATGAAACGCGTGGGTGGGGACCTCCGTTCGTTGGCGAGCCATACGGGAATTATCCCGGCGAGTCGGCGTACTTCCTCGCGGCGAACCGAAACAAACGGAGCGTGACCGTCAACATCCAATCGAAGGATGGGCAGGAGATCGTCCGCAAACTGGCGGGCATGTCGGATGCGTTGGTGGAAAATTATCGCACGGGCGATCTCGATAAACTCGGCTTGGGCTATACCGATCTGCACAGCGTGAATCCGAAATTGATCTACTGCTCGGTGAGTGGCTACGGCCGCACGGGTCCGTACGCAGACCGCCCGGGGTACGACGCGGTCATCCAGGGCGAGGGCGGCATGATGAGCATCACCGGTCCCGTAGACGGACCTCCCTCGCGCGTCGGCATCCCGATCACCGACATCACGTCGGGCATGTTCGCCGCGGCAGCCATCCTTGCCGCGTTGCGCGCGCGCGATCTCACGGGCGAAGGTCAACACGTGGATATTTCGCTGTTCGATTCGCATCTCGCATTGCTCACCAACGTCGCGTCCAATTATTTGGTCGGAGGCAATCCGCCGCGCCGCCTCGGTAACGCGCATCCGAATCTTGTCCCGTACGATTCGTTTCGCGCCCGCGATGGCTGGTTCATTTTGGGCGTCGCCAACGAAAAGCAATGGGGTTTGTTGTGCGACGCACTCGTCCGCGCCGACTTGAAAGCCGACGAGCGATTCGCGTCGAACGGCAAGCGCGTGACGAACCGCGCCGCGCTCGTGGATGAACTCAACAACACGTTCGCGCAAAAAAATGTGGACGACTGGCTCACGGACTTGGTGAAAGCGGGACTCCCCTGCGGACGCATCAACTCGATCCCCGAAGTCTTCGCGCATCCGCAGACTCAAGCCCGCGACATGATTCTGGAAACCGAACACGCCTCTGCCGGGACGGTGAAACTGCCCGGCTTCCCGTATAAATTTTCCGCCACCCCGGCAGAAATCCAAAAGCCGCCGCCGACGCTGGGTCAACACACGGAGGAGGTGTTGACGGGGTTGTTGGGTTATTCGCGCGAGGTTGTGGAGGAGGTGAGGGATAAAGGGGCGATATAA
- a CDS encoding thiamine pyrophosphate-binding protein, with translation MLTLSELIAQKLSEAKVDVVFGLPGGENVEVLDALRKRGMDFVLARNESSAVFMADTHARLTGGIGVALTTLGPGATNVYAGIAHAFLDRAPVLLLTAQSDPKLAGLHTHQALDLQAVFRPVTKFTSSLTPENADAALTRALELLRSGRPGPAHLSIPAALANQQVDSISLPTPSSSVNSVDENKIAKAKEILSSCRRPVIVAGLGLEPDQPYPQLRALAEKLHAPVIDLPKSKGALPADHPLFAGTLGLTMNDPAYEILDASDCIIAIGFDVVELVKPWKQPQPTIWVSNWENDDPCIDTACELVGDLNALLDALLDSTVRVDDAWGEKQMSTWREAHHPQADPSTSLDDRSLRSGRHPAPNRIFPADVLSSIRHHTPPEVIVTTDVGSHKIFTSLNWKALRPNTFFVSNGLSVMGFGVAAAIAAARVTREPTVCITGDAGLAMVLGELALAVELDLPLIVVVMNDSALDLIRFAQTKRDLQVFGTEFVNPNYEFIARGYNFAYARVTNRDECDVAIQTAVASRKPALLEMMIDPKGYRK, from the coding sequence ATGCTGACCCTCTCCGAACTCATCGCCCAGAAATTATCCGAAGCAAAAGTGGATGTGGTCTTCGGTCTGCCCGGCGGTGAAAACGTGGAGGTGTTGGATGCCCTGCGCAAACGCGGCATGGACTTTGTGCTCGCGCGGAACGAATCCAGCGCGGTGTTCATGGCAGATACGCATGCGCGGCTCACCGGCGGGATCGGAGTCGCGCTCACCACGCTGGGTCCCGGCGCGACGAACGTCTACGCCGGCATCGCGCACGCTTTTCTCGATCGCGCGCCTGTCCTTTTGCTCACCGCGCAATCCGACCCGAAGCTCGCTGGTTTGCACACGCATCAAGCGCTGGACTTGCAAGCCGTCTTCCGCCCCGTAACAAAATTCACATCGTCGCTCACGCCCGAAAACGCGGATGCTGCCCTCACGCGCGCGCTCGAACTGTTGCGCTCAGGCAGGCCGGGTCCCGCGCATTTGAGCATCCCTGCGGCATTAGCGAATCAACAAGTTGATTCGATCTCGCTCCCAACGCCGTCATCATCGGTCAACTCGGTGGATGAAAACAAAATTGCCAAAGCCAAAGAAATTCTTTCTTCATGTCGCCGCCCGGTCATCGTGGCGGGCTTGGGCTTGGAGCCTGATCAACCGTATCCGCAACTCCGCGCGCTTGCCGAAAAACTTCATGCGCCGGTGATCGACCTGCCGAAAAGCAAAGGCGCGTTGCCTGCAGATCATCCTTTGTTTGCCGGCACGTTGGGTCTCACGATGAACGATCCCGCGTATGAAATTCTCGACGCATCCGATTGCATCATCGCGATTGGTTTTGATGTGGTTGAACTCGTCAAACCGTGGAAGCAACCACAGCCGACGATCTGGGTTTCCAATTGGGAGAACGACGATCCGTGCATCGATACGGCGTGTGAGCTGGTTGGCGATCTCAACGCATTGCTGGATGCCTTGCTCGACTCCACCGTCCGCGTGGATGATGCGTGGGGTGAGAAGCAGATGTCCACGTGGAGAGAAGCGCATCATCCGCAGGCTGACCCTTCGACTTCGCTCGACGATCGCTCGCTCCGCTCAGGGAGGCATCCTGCTCCGAATAGAATTTTCCCCGCTGACGTGTTGTCCTCCATCCGCCATCACACTCCGCCCGAAGTGATCGTCACCACCGACGTGGGCTCGCATAAAATTTTCACGTCGCTGAATTGGAAGGCGTTGCGACCGAATACATTTTTCGTCTCGAACGGACTCTCCGTGATGGGATTCGGAGTCGCCGCCGCAATTGCCGCCGCGCGCGTGACGCGTGAGCCAACGGTGTGCATCACCGGCGACGCGGGCTTGGCGATGGTGTTGGGCGAACTCGCGCTGGCTGTGGAACTCGACCTGCCGTTGATCGTGGTCGTGATGAACGACTCCGCGCTCGACCTGATCCGCTTCGCGCAAACGAAACGCGATCTGCAAGTCTTCGGCACCGAGTTCGTCAACCCGAATTACGAATTCATCGCGCGCGGATACAATTTTGCATACGCGCGCGTGACGAATAGAGATGAATGTGATGTTGCCATACAAACCGCCGTCGCCTCGCGCAAACCCGCGCTGTTGGAAATGATGATAGACCCGAAAGGGTATAGAAAATAG
- a CDS encoding hydantoinase/oxoprolinase family protein, with protein sequence MPNPSHLLAVDIGGTFTDIVLFDTESNHIAVGKVLTTYPDPSQAVLSGVTQLLKDHNIDPASVRQVIHGTTLVTNTLIERKGAHTALIATEGFRDALEIGNEGRYDIYDLGLVKPPPLVERRLRFGIHERMAANGEVLHPLDANAVAELCKQLNAEGIESVAICLLHAFTNPRHELDVYEIVRDEMPNASISISHQVSPAMREYQRTSTTVANAYVQPITSNYLERIQSGLAQAGLNAPLNVMLSSGGTTDIETATRFPIRLVESGPSGGALAGVYWGKQNGFNDIFAFDMGGTTAKAILTHKSELSITSVSEVAHVHRFKRGSGLPLLVPMIEMIEIGAGGGSVAHVNNLGLPAVGPESAGSTPGPACYARGGLNPTVTDADLLIGYLNADYFANGSIRLDASAAEKAFESLAKELDISITKAAWGIHQLVNENMAAAARVHAAERGLDIQKYAMVTTGGAGPVHASGVAERLNVRTVIVPPIAGVGSAFGFLLAPISFDFTRSYLTRIDQVDANLLMKILRDLESEGRGIVMNAGVAAEDIHVTRSVDMRYLRQGYEIRVEFEGNEINAQTLSMLEKRFEEEYMRFYGVLCEGVPIQAVNWRVVVSGPALEIEGRALKVGEESQRANQPYGSRNVVFNPDNGAALTPVYRRESLSSSFKANGPAIIEEAESTTIVLPNWSARVDVNGCLVLTR encoded by the coding sequence ATGCCCAACCCCTCCCACCTCCTCGCCGTTGACATTGGCGGCACATTCACCGACATTGTTTTATTCGATACCGAATCGAATCACATCGCTGTCGGCAAAGTGCTCACCACGTATCCCGACCCATCGCAGGCGGTGTTGAGCGGAGTGACTCAGTTGTTGAAAGATCACAACATTGACCCTGCCTCTGTTCGACAAGTCATTCATGGAACGACACTCGTCACCAACACGCTCATCGAAAGGAAAGGCGCGCACACGGCGTTGATCGCCACCGAAGGATTCCGCGACGCGCTCGAGATTGGCAACGAAGGTCGCTACGACATTTACGATCTGGGTCTGGTCAAACCACCGCCGCTGGTGGAACGTCGTCTGCGCTTCGGCATCCATGAACGGATGGCGGCAAACGGGGAGGTGTTGCATCCGCTCGACGCGAACGCGGTGGCTGAGTTGTGCAAACAGTTGAATGCGGAGGGAATCGAGTCGGTGGCAATTTGTCTGCTTCACGCGTTCACCAATCCGCGCCACGAACTCGACGTGTACGAAATTGTGCGCGATGAAATGCCGAACGCTTCGATCTCCATCTCGCATCAAGTCTCGCCTGCCATGCGCGAATATCAACGGACATCAACAACGGTGGCGAATGCGTACGTGCAACCCATCACGTCGAATTATCTCGAACGTATTCAATCGGGTTTGGCGCAGGCGGGGTTAAACGCTCCGCTCAATGTGATGCTCTCCAGCGGCGGCACAACCGACATCGAAACCGCCACGCGCTTTCCGATCCGCCTTGTCGAGTCGGGTCCCTCGGGCGGCGCGTTGGCGGGCGTGTATTGGGGCAAACAAAACGGCTTCAACGACATCTTCGCCTTCGACATGGGCGGCACAACCGCGAAAGCCATCCTCACGCATAAATCCGAATTGAGCATCACGTCGGTTTCTGAGGTGGCGCACGTGCATCGCTTCAAACGTGGCAGTGGACTTCCCCTGCTTGTGCCGATGATCGAGATGATCGAGATCGGCGCGGGCGGAGGGAGTGTGGCGCATGTGAACAATCTCGGCTTGCCTGCGGTTGGACCTGAAAGCGCCGGTTCGACTCCCGGTCCAGCCTGCTACGCCCGCGGAGGTTTGAATCCCACCGTGACGGATGCCGACTTGCTCATCGGCTACCTCAACGCGGATTATTTTGCGAACGGTTCGATTCGACTCGACGCCTCAGCCGCCGAGAAAGCCTTCGAAAGTTTGGCAAAGGAACTGGATATTTCAATCACAAAAGCCGCGTGGGGGATTCATCAACTCGTGAATGAAAACATGGCGGCGGCGGCGCGCGTCCATGCGGCGGAGCGGGGCTTGGACATTCAAAAGTACGCGATGGTGACGACGGGCGGCGCGGGTCCTGTCCATGCGAGCGGGGTGGCGGAGCGGTTGAACGTCCGCACAGTGATCGTCCCTCCCATTGCGGGAGTCGGTTCAGCGTTCGGATTTTTGCTTGCGCCGATCTCGTTCGATTTCACGCGCAGTTATCTCACGCGCATCGATCAGGTGGACGCGAATCTGTTGATGAAGATTTTGCGCGACCTCGAATCCGAGGGGCGGGGAATCGTGATGAACGCGGGAGTCGCGGCGGAAGATATTCACGTGACTCGCAGTGTGGACATGCGTTATCTGCGGCAGGGGTATGAGATCCGCGTGGAGTTCGAGGGGAATGAGATCAACGCGCAAACGTTGTCCATGCTCGAAAAACGTTTTGAAGAAGAGTACATGCGTTTCTATGGCGTGTTGTGCGAGGGTGTTCCGATCCAGGCGGTGAATTGGCGCGTGGTGGTGTCGGGTCCCGCGTTGGAGATCGAAGGGCGGGCGCTGAAAGTGGGAGAAGAGTCGCAGAGGGCGAACCAGCCGTATGGGAGTCGGAACGTGGTTTTCAATCCCGATAATGGCGCGGCATTGACTCCCGTCTATCGGCGCGAGTCGCTTTCATCTTCGTTCAAAGCGAACGGTCCCGCGATCATCGAAGAAGCAGAGTCCACCACAATTGTTTTGCCGAATTGGTCCGCGCGCGTGGATGTGAATGGTTGTTTGGTGTTGACTCGGTAA